The Salvelinus namaycush isolate Seneca chromosome 8, SaNama_1.0, whole genome shotgun sequence genome has a segment encoding these proteins:
- the LOC120052281 gene encoding CD151 antigen-like, with translation MTRIYAKITYKKGMFFFLLLNRWVSKPPSCSEWLWDSILFTRKTLKIGHVCSLVFRMETYDEKTNTCGMICLKYLLLTFNLLFWLAGGVVMAVGVWTLVEKSDYISLLNSTFYSASAYILIAAGAIVVFTGIVGCCATLKEMRSLLIVYFILLLCIFLLEIVAGVLAYIQYQELDKELQHNLKETMVQKYQQSGEESITSAVDKLQQEFKCCGSNSSSDWSDSVWILTPSNERLVPDSCCKTPSHLCGRRDHPSNIYKVEGGCITKLETFILSQLQILGAVAIGIAFLQLVGMILVCCLYRSLKEESY, from the exons ATGACACGTATTTATGCCAAAATAACATACAAAAAAGGCAtgttcttttttttgttgctgaacAGGTGGGTCTCAAAACCTCCCAGCTGCTCTGAATGGCTGTGGGACTCTATTCTATTTACTAGAAAGACCTTAAAAATAGGACATGTATGTTCTCTTGTTTTCAGGATGGAGACGTATGATGAGAAAACAAACACATGTGGGATGATTTGTCTGAAATATCTACTATTGACCTTTAACCTTCTCTTCTGG CTGGCAGGTGGAGTGGTGATGGCGGTGGGGGTGTGGACCCTGGTAGAGAAGAGTGACTACATCAGCCTCCTCAACTCCACCTTCTACTCTGCCTCTGCCTACATCCTCATAGCTGCCGGGGCTATCGTTGTCTTCACTGGGATCGTAGGCTGCTGTGCCACCCTCAAGGAGATGAGGAGTCTGCTAATAGTG TAtttcatcctgctactctgtATCTTCTTGCTGGAAATTGTAGCTGGAGTCCTGGCCTATATCCAGTACCAGGAG CTGGATAAGGAGCTACAACACAACCTGAAGGAGACCATGGTTCAGAAATACCAGCAGTCTGGAGAGGAGAGCATCACCAGTGCAGTGGACAAGCTGCAGCAGGAG ttTAAGTGTTGTGGTAGTAACAGCTCGTCAGACTGGTCAGACAGTGTGTGGATCCTGACACCTAGCAACGAGAGACTGGTCCCAGACAGCTGCTGCAAGACACCCAGTCACCTCTGTGGCCGCAGAGACCACCCCTCTAATATCTACAAGGTGGAG gGTGGATGTATCACTAAGCTGGAGACGTTCATTCTGAGCCAACTGCAGATCCTGGGAGCAGTGGCGATCGGGATCGCCTTCCTCCAG CTCGTAGGGATGATTCTTGTTTGCTGCCTATATCGAAGTCTGAAGGAGGAGTCGTACTGA
- the LOC120051705 gene encoding zinc-binding protein A33-like: MADIVQWVPITLDPNTAQSNLSFSKEFSSVKYSRKKLLPDNPERLTSRISVLGATGFTSGRHSWTVEVGQSRDWYIGVARESIKRKSTIFLNPAEGFWVIGLCNGETYWAQTSPRTRLEVKRERKPWRITIELDYDRGKVLFLNTVDSTLIHVFKEKFTERIFPYFAPGMYDEGNTSSPLTICPLTISIEVLNQIILP, from the exons ATGGCAGACATTGTCCAATGGG TCCCCATAACCCTGGACCCCAACACAGCCCAGTCCAACCTCAGCTTCTCTAAGGAGTTCAGCAGCGTGAAGTACAGCAGAAAGAAGCTCCTGCCAGACAACCCCGAGCGCCTTACTAGCCGCATCTCTGTCCTGGGAGCTACAGGATTCACCTCCGGAAGACACAGCTGGACCGTAGAGGTGGGCCAGAGCAGAGACTGGTACATCGGAGTCGCCCGAGAGTCCATCAAACGCAAGTCCACCATCTTCCTCAACCCTGCTGAGGGATTCTGGGTAATCGGGTTGTGTAACGGGGAGACGTACTGGGCCCAGACGTCCCCGCGGACGCGcctggaggtgaagagagagaggaagccgTGGAGAATCACTATAGAGCTGGACTACGACCGAGGGAAGGTGCTGTTTCTGAACACAGTAGACTCAACGCTGATACACGTGTTCAAAGAGAAGTTCACTGAGAGGATCTTTCCTTATTTTGCTCCTGGGATGTATGATGAGGGAAACACCTCCAGTCCCCTGACCATCTGTCCCCTGACTATATCTATAGAGGTACTGAACCAGATTATACTACCATAA